The Pseudorasbora parva isolate DD20220531a chromosome 19, ASM2467924v1, whole genome shotgun sequence genomic sequence ACTCAGTaatattgtcttgtttctagtctaaatatctaacaattcttaaatcaagatgcattttctATATAAtaaaaacgacataagatatattttcttattttgttgaaaataaaatcaaaatgaagtgagtttttgcttaaaacatgaaaaataatcttatttctgattgaaatattgtttcttgtttcatctcaaacagaaataagattatttctctcaccccattggcagatcattttgcctgttttaagcaaaaactctcttcattttgatatttttccccagaaaacaagcaaaaatatgtcttttcactgatctagtaaatgcatcttgatttaagaatatttagatatttggactggaaacaagaaaaaaatactaaataagaagagcatttttagcAGTGTAGTGATTTATTATAGTCATGATCTCCAGTGTTTTGCAAAAGTGTAAATGTAAACACAGAGATTTGAGGCGAGTAATGGCGGAGCTGAAGATGCTAGCACGTCTTTATGAACCCTGTGTGCTTCTGTCCGCAGATCAAAGGAGCTCGGGAGAAGCATCTGAAAAAGGTACGAGTCTTGGACTTACTCTAGGAATCAATAGTTCTGAGTGTTTTTCATTAGaggcactgcaaaaaatgcatttcttacttagtatttttctcttgtttctagtttaaatatctaaaaattcttacatttaagaaacatttactagacaagcaaaagtaattgtcttgttttgtgaaaaataactcaaaatgaagagagtttttgcttaaaataagataaataatctgccaatggggtgagaaaaataatcttaattcaaacagaaaattcaacattgtttttcaaaattctgctgcagtattgtcctgtttaactgAAGCTGCTAtaaaacaatcggcattgtcattcaatcaatcaatcggctttatttatattgcgcttttacgatgacgattgtttcaaagcagcttcagtgttaaacaggacaatatgaCAATACAATTTggtttggctgtacagtcgttctggagaaaactgcgatgttatcagcttattttaatttatcctttttaatttataattaatataatttattgttaaaagcgctatataaataaagctgacttgccTTCTCTTTCTTTACTGTAGAAAGCCAAGCCCAACTCGTCGGATTCCTCTGAAGCGAATGGGCCGAATGTGTCTGTGGCTGGAGGACACAGCTCCGGTTCCGGCTCGGCTTCGGCCCAGTCGTCGTCTCTCACGGCCAGCCTGGACCAGCGCTCGCACCACCGTGAGAAATTGGAACGCTTCAAGCGTATGTGTCTTCTGGAGCGGGTGCGGGACtccagctcctcctcttcctccagcTCGGAGACGGACTCTGAGTCGGACTCGGACTCCCCATCTCCTATCGCCGCCTCAGAGCCGTCGTCCCCGGTGTTCATGCGGGAGCGGGAGCGGAGCCGACGGCTGGCCGAACTGGGCTTCAGCGCCAGCGACGACTCGGAGGGAGAAAGTGTGGAGCCGGAGCCGGACGGACCGGACGAGCCCCCGCCGCAGCGGCGCCGAGAgcccaatcccaggctccgcaaACCGGCCGTGGACACCGAGGCGGACGAGGAGGAGGACGGAGCGGCGGATCGGGGACACAAACCGGCCTCTCCGCTCTCCGCCACGCAGcccacgctcacacacacacacactccggaAGGCCTGTCCTCAGCCAAACGCTCCAATGGGCAGGAGGCACGGAACGGCCGCACGCGGGGGGGCAGAGAGGGGCAGGAGAAGGAAAACTCCACAGCCAATCACCGGCACGGGAAGGCCGTCCGCGGCAGCAAGATCCGGGGTGGCAGCCGGCAGAACTCAAGCCAGAATAAGAGCTCCGGGGCCGCAGCGGTGAGCTCCGCCAACGGCAGCACCGGCTCGTCTAACCCTGGGGCCTCGCTGGCTCCACACCGCTCCCAGACCCGGCCCGCTCCAGCCCGATCACAGCTGGTGAAGCGTGCTGTTGCCGTGCCCTCGCCCCCCCGCCCTCTGCAGATGGAGAGACACCTGGTGCGCCCGCCGCCGGCCTGCCCAGAGCCGCACTGCCTTCCCCTGGACAGTGGAGCCTCCCACGTGCTGCCCCGAGAGGTCTGGCTCCGGGTCTTCCAGAACCTCAGTCAGAGACAGCTCTGCGTCTGCATGCGTGTGTGTCGCACCTGGAGCCGCTGgtgagagcacacacacacactcacacaagtGCTGCCCCGAGAGGGCGGCTataatcagccgtttgaatgtTGAAAACTGGCGTAGAGGAGGGGATGATAAACCATGAATAATTTTatagaaaaaaatgatttttaccATGTTTTCCCAGCTAAATAATATGTTTTTGTAATATTGGACAATGATGAGAAATGCATGGTTTCTTATCCAATATTTTTACAGTTTGTTTGTTAAGTGATTGAAGAGGTTTCAGAGATGTGACACTAGCTGTGACCAAATGGGTAAACAATGTGAGAAGATCATTGCGTGCATGTACATTTTTGCTGACTGTGTGGACATATGATGGCGAATATGTCTGAAGTTACTGAGTTGAATTTGATTCTTTTACAgataatttttacatttgatttaaatGAAAGCTTTGAATCAATTAAAACCCCCAGATATTTATATTCTGACACAATCTGCAGCCTTTCCCCCAAGACAAAGACATCGGGCTCAAGTCAGAtgcctactctagtaaagcactacagtcagatgtctactctagtaaagcactacagtcagatgtctactctagtaaagcactacagtcagatgtctactctagtaaagcactacagtcagatgactactctagtaaagcactacagtcagatgactactctagtaaagcactacagtcagatgactactctagtaaagcactacagtcagatgtctactctagtaaagctctacagtcagatgtctactctagtaaagcactacagtcagatgactactctagtaaaagcactacagtcagatgtctactctagtaaagcactacagtcagatgtctactctagtaaagcactacagtcagatgtctactctagtaaagcgctacagtcagatgactactctagtaaggcgctacagtcagatgtctactctagtaaagcactacagtcagatgtatactctagtaaagcactacagtcagatgactactctagtaaagcactacagtcagatgactactctagtaaagcactacagtcagatgtctactctagtaaagcgctacagtcagatgactactctagtaaagcgctacagtcagatgtctactctagtaaagcactacagtcagatgtctactctagtaaagcactacagtcagatgactactctagtaaaagcactacagtcagatgtctactctagtaaagcactacagtcagatgtctactctagtaaagcactacagtcagatgtctactctagtaaagcactacagtcagatgtctactctagtaaagcgctacagtcagatgactactctagtaaagcgctacagtcagatgactactctagtaaagcactacagtcagatgactactctagtaaagcactacagtcagatgactactctagtaaagcactacagtcagatgactactctagtaaagcgctacagtcagatgactactctagtaaagcgctacagtcagatgactactctagtaaagcactacagtcagatgtctactctagtaaagcactacagtcagatgtctactctagtaaagcactacagtcagatgactactctagtaaagcactacagtcagatgactactctagtaaagcactacagtcagatgactactctagtaaagcactacagtcagatgaatactctagtaaagcactacagtcagatgactactctagtaaagcactacagtcagatgactactctagtaaagcactacagtcagatgaatactctagtaaagcactacagtcagatgactactctagtaaagcactacagtcagatgactactctagtaaagcactacagtcagatgactactctagtaaagcgctacagtcagatgactactctagtaaagcactacagtcagatgactactctagtaaagcgctacagtcagatgactactctagtaaagcactacagtcagatgtctactctagtaaagccctacagtcagatgtctactctagtaaagcactacagtcagatgtctactctagtaaagcactacagtcagatgactactctagtaaagcactacagtcagatgactactctagtaaagcactacagtcagatgaatactctagtaaagcactacagtcagatgactactctagtaaagcactacagtcagatgactactctagtaaagcactacagtcagatgactactctagtaaagcactacagtcagatgactactctagtaaagcgctacagtcagatgactactctagtaaagcactacagtcagatgtctactctagtaaagcactacagtcagatgtctactctagtaaagcactacagtcagatgactactctagtaaagcactacagtcagatgactactctagtaaagcactacagtcagatgactactctagtaaagcactacagtcagatgtctactctagtaaagcactacagtcagatgactactctagtaaagcgctacagtcagatgactactctagtaaagcgctacagtcagatgactactctagtaaagcgctacagtcagatgtctactctagtaaagcgctacagtcagatgactactctagtaaagcgctacagtcagatgtctactctagtaaagcactacagtcagatgactactctagtaaaagcactacagtcagatgtctactctagtaaagcactacagtcagatgtctactctagtaaagcactacagtcagatgtctactctagtaaagcactacagtcagatgtctagtctagtaaagcactacagtcagatgtctactctagtaaagcactacagtcagatgactactctagtaaagcactacagtcagatgtctactctagtaaagcactacagtcagatgactactctagtaaagcactacagtcagatgactactctagtaaagcactacagtcagatgactactctagtaaagcgctacagtcagatgactactctagtaaagcgctacagtcagatgactactctagtaaagcgctacagtcagatgtctactctagtaaagcactacagtcagatgactactctagtaaaagcactacagtcagatgtctactctagtaaagcactacagtcagatgtctactctagtaaagcactacagtcagatgtctactctagtaaagcactacagtcagatgtctactctagtaaagcactacagtcagatgactactctagtaaagcgctacagtcagatgactactctagtaaagcgctacagtcagatgactactctagtaaagcactacagtcagatgtctactctagtaaagcactacagtcagatgactactctagtaaagcgctacagtcagatgactactctagtaaagcactacagtcagatgactactctagtaaagcgctacagtcagatgtctactctagtaaagcgctacagtcagatgactactctagtaaagcgctacagtcagatgtctactctagtaaagcactacagtcagatgactactctagtaaaagcactacagtcagatgtctactctagtaaagcactacagtcagatgtctactctagtaaagcactacagtcagatgtctactctagtaaagcactacagtcagatgtctagtctagtaaagcactacagtcagatgtctactctagtaaagcactacagtcagatgactactctagtaaagcactacagtcagatgtctactctagtaaagcactacagtcagatgactactctagtaaagcactacagtcagatgactactctagtaaagcactacagtcagatgactactctagtaaagcgctacagtcagatgtctactctagtaaagctctacagtcagatgtctactctagtaaagcactacagtcagatgtctactctagtaaagcactacagtcagatgactactctagtaaagcactatagtcagatgtctactctagtaaagctctacagtcagatgtctactctagtaaagcattacagtcagatgtctactctagtaaagcactacagtcagatgactactctagtaaagcactacagtcagatgtctactctagtaaagcactacagtcagatgactactctagtaaagcactacagtcagatgtctactctagtaaagcactacagtcagatgtctactctagtaaagcactacagtcagatgactactctagtaaagcgctacagtcagatgtctactctagtaaagcactacagtcagatgtctactctagtaaagcactacagtcagatgtctactctagtaaagcactacagtcagatgtctactctagtaaagcactacagtcagatgtctactctagtaaagcactacagtcagatgactactctagtaaagcactacagtcagatgtctactctagtaaagcactacagtcagatgtctactctagtaaagcactacagtcagatgtctactctagtaaagcactacagtcagatgtctactctagtaaagcactacagtcagatgtctactctagtaaagcactacagtcagatgtctactctagtaaagcactacagtcagatgtctactctagtaaagcgctacagtcagatgactactctagtaaagcactacagtcagatgtctactctagtaaagcactacagtcagatgtctactctagtaaagcactacagtcagatgtctactctagtaaagcactacagtcagatgtctactctagtaaagcactacagtcagatgtctactctagtaaagcactacagtcagatgactactcaaGTTAAAGGACTGCAGTTAGATGTCTACTCACCTGTGCATTTGGTCCGTTTGTGTGTGGGGAGCGGCCtcggtcagtgtgtgtgtgtggagcggctttggtcagtgtgtgtgtgtggagcggctttggtcagtgtgtgtgtgtggagcggctttggttagtgtgtgtgtgtgtgtgtgtgtgtgtgtgtgtgtgtgtgtggagcggctttggtcagtgtgtgtgtgtgtgtggagtggtttcggtcagtgtgtgtgtggagtggtttcggtcagtgtgtgtgtggagtggcttcggtcagtgtgtgtgtggagcggCTTCAGTCAGTGTCTGACGCATGTGTTTGTCCACAGGTGCTGCGATAAGAGGTTATGGACCCAGATCGATTTGAGCCGGCAGCGCTCTATCACTCCTCCCATGCTGAGCAGTATCATCCGCCGACAGCCCGTCTCGCTCAACCTAGGCTACACCAACATCTCCAAGAAACAGCTCATGTGGCTGATCAACCGTCTGCAAGGTACGCCTCCTCCACAGGTGTCCAGGTAAAGAGTGTCTGAAAGAGAAGAGAGGAAGAGAAACAGGCGTACAGAGAACACACAGGTGTGTCCAGGTAGAGAGTGTCTGAAAGAGCAGAGGAAGAGACACGGGCGTACAGGGGCCGCACAGGTGTGTCCAGGTAAAGGGTGTGTGAAAGAGCTGAGAGGAAGAGATACGAGCGCACAGGTGTGTCCAGGTAAAGAGTGTGTGAAAGAACAGAGAGGAAAAGAGTACTCTGTACTGAAGTAATAAAGAACACCCACTGATTTTAATCTGAGAAATTATCATTTCTGTGTCTCAAACCAAGTTTATTTAGTTACAAACTGAATTTTCCATGCGTTTGTTCATCGCATCGGATaaaagggttagggttagagtgtgtgggttagggttagttcactcaaacgCTCCTGTTCAGGGTCACTGTAACGTCCAGGCCGGTGTTCAGagctgacctctgacctcccTCATGTCTCCCTCAGGTCTGCTGGAGCTGAATGTGTCCGGATGTCCGTGGTCCTCTGTCTCGGCTCTCTGTCAGTCTGTATGTCCCTGTCTGCGGCTCCTGGATCTCAGTCGCGTGGAggacctgaaggactctcatcTGAAAGAGCTTCTGGCTCCGCCGTCCAACGACACGCGTTCAGGTCAGCCCTCAGACACACTCCTATCCCTAACCCTAACTCAGGTCATCCCTCAGACACACTCGTATCCCTAACCCTAACTCAGGTCATCCCTCAGACACACTCCTATCCCTAACCCTAACTCAGGTCATCCCTAACTCAGGTCATCCCTCAGACACACTCCTATCCCTAACCCTAACTCAGGTCATCCCTCAGACACACTCCTATCCCTAACCCTAACTCAGGTCAGCCCTCAGACACACTCCTATCCCTAACCCTAACTCAGGTCATCCCTAACTCAGGTCATCCCTCAGACACACTCCTATCCCTAACCCTAACTCAGGTCATCCCTAACTCAGGTCATCCCTCAGACACACTCCTATCCCTAACCCTAACTCAGGTCATCCCTAACTCAGGTCATCCCTCAGACACACTCCTATCCCTAA encodes the following:
- the zgc:158376 gene encoding F-box/LRR-repeat protein 19 codes for the protein MSGSKALGGARRRRTRCRRCQACMRTECGECHFCKDMKKFGGPGRMKQSCLLRQCTAPVLPHTAVCFACGEAGKEDTVETEDEKFSLSLMECTICNEIIHPSCLKMGKSEGIINDEIPNCWECPKCHKEGKTSKDQGDGLGKRRMDNGEVSRWKLTDDPPPSKKKSLNPEDSARQDGPKRKKEKEPQEGGSKKKIKGAREKHLKKKAKPNSSDSSEANGPNVSVAGGHSSGSGSASAQSSSLTASLDQRSHHREKLERFKRMCLLERVRDSSSSSSSSSETDSESDSDSPSPIAASEPSSPVFMRERERSRRLAELGFSASDDSEGESVEPEPDGPDEPPPQRRREPNPRLRKPAVDTEADEEEDGAADRGHKPASPLSATQPTLTHTHTPEGLSSAKRSNGQEARNGRTRGGREGQEKENSTANHRHGKAVRGSKIRGGSRQNSSQNKSSGAAAVSSANGSTGSSNPGASLAPHRSQTRPAPARSQLVKRAVAVPSPPRPLQMERHLVRPPPACPEPHCLPLDSGASHVLPREVWLRVFQNLSQRQLCVCMRVCRTWSRWCCDKRLWTQIDLSRQRSITPPMLSSIIRRQPVSLNLGYTNISKKQLMWLINRLQGLLELNVSGCPWSSVSALCQSVCPCLRLLDLSRVEDLKDSHLKELLAPPSNDTRSAHGENRGGRFQNVTELRLAGLEVTDAVSRLLVRYLPHLTKLDLSQCCHITDQTIHTLTSAISPLRESLTHVSLAGCVKVTDQCVPLLRRCASLQSVDLRSCGLTDPDSGQLLCFPDDRPLKNS